A part of Halobacillus shinanisalinarum genomic DNA contains:
- the bioD gene encoding dethiobiotin synthase, with product MGNGIFVTGTDTGIGKTFVAGGIAAALSEKNVDVGVFKPMLSGDNREDPESDTMILKSMSGDESPSSDITPFQFDEPLAPYLAAKRQKISVKQTDVINTWNHIKHRHSFYIVEGAGGIAVPYGKDFLVSDVMKDINLPVIVVTRPNLGTVNHTFLTVDYARRCGLNVLGVVINGFNTEKAGIVEHTNPELIEQFCKVPVLGIIPQIDKKDRKALAELFYTKVNLSSFM from the coding sequence ATGGGAAATGGCATTTTCGTTACAGGAACGGACACAGGCATCGGGAAAACATTTGTTGCGGGGGGAATCGCAGCCGCTTTGTCAGAAAAAAATGTTGATGTCGGTGTCTTCAAGCCGATGTTAAGTGGTGACAATAGAGAAGATCCAGAAAGTGACACCATGATCTTAAAATCAATGTCTGGTGACGAGTCCCCATCATCAGACATAACCCCCTTTCAGTTTGATGAACCGTTGGCCCCCTATCTAGCCGCTAAACGACAAAAGATTTCTGTAAAACAAACCGATGTGATAAATACTTGGAATCATATAAAACATCGCCATTCCTTTTATATTGTTGAAGGGGCAGGCGGCATTGCAGTACCTTACGGGAAAGACTTTCTCGTCAGTGATGTAATGAAGGATATAAATCTCCCTGTGATTGTGGTCACCCGACCAAATCTAGGCACAGTCAACCACACTTTTTTGACGGTCGATTATGCCCGTAGATGCGGATTAAATGTACTCGGTGTGGTCATAAATGGTTTTAACACTGAAAAAGCAGGAATTGTGGAACATACCAACCCTGAACTGATCGAGCAATTCTGCAAGGTACCGGTGCTTGGAATCATTCCGCAAATTGATAAAAAGGACAGGAAGGCGCTGGCGGAGTTATTCTATACTAAGGTAAATCTATCCTCCTTTATGTAA
- a CDS encoding aminotransferase class I/II-fold pyridoxal phosphate-dependent enzyme, protein MLRLTHEWLEQEVDLIKDQGLYRQLRTISPPSAKSYIDGSESIIASSNNYLGLAGDKRLTDEAVAIMKEYGVGSTGSRLTTGNTIWHEKLEKRIAEFKKEEAALVFSSGYLANIGTVSSLAGLNDTILSDQLNHASIIDGCSLSKAKTCVYRHMDMEDLREKLIHSQQFKRRFIVTDGVFSMDGNIAPLREIKVLAEKYDACVIVDDAHATGVLGKSARGTADHFDVPVDVTVGTFSKSIGTEGGFVAGSRPLIDYLRNRARPFIFQTALPPSMMAATIKAIDIIESSPELHIHLQHLSRFIRAELLDYGFDVRGNKPLFYLSLLENPNKRWIFQKLWKRKEYLLQPFDHQVFQTGRAGFE, encoded by the coding sequence TTGCTGCGGCTAACTCATGAATGGCTCGAACAGGAAGTTGACTTGATTAAGGATCAGGGGTTATATAGACAGCTTAGAACCATCTCTCCCCCATCCGCGAAATCTTATATAGATGGAAGTGAAAGCATCATAGCCTCTTCCAACAATTACTTAGGCTTAGCGGGAGATAAAAGACTGACCGATGAAGCTGTGGCTATTATGAAAGAGTATGGGGTAGGAAGCACCGGCTCAAGATTGACGACCGGTAACACAATCTGGCATGAAAAGTTAGAGAAACGTATCGCAGAATTCAAAAAGGAAGAGGCAGCACTCGTCTTCTCAAGTGGATACCTTGCCAATATTGGGACGGTTTCCAGTCTGGCAGGATTAAATGATACGATTTTAAGCGACCAGCTCAATCACGCAAGTATTATTGATGGATGCAGTCTCAGCAAGGCGAAGACATGTGTTTACCGTCATATGGATATGGAAGATTTAAGAGAAAAGTTAATCCATAGTCAACAATTCAAACGGAGATTTATTGTAACGGATGGTGTTTTCAGTATGGACGGGAACATTGCTCCATTACGTGAAATCAAAGTTTTAGCAGAAAAATATGATGCCTGTGTAATTGTAGACGATGCTCACGCCACAGGTGTTTTAGGAAAAAGCGCCAGAGGAACGGCTGATCATTTTGATGTTCCTGTGGATGTTACAGTGGGAACTTTTAGTAAATCCATCGGTACCGAAGGAGGATTTGTCGCTGGGTCAAGACCGCTGATTGACTATTTAAGAAACCGGGCACGACCATTCATTTTTCAAACGGCTCTCCCACCCAGCATGATGGCTGCTACAATTAAGGCCATCGATATTATCGAAAGCAGTCCAGAACTCCATATTCATTTGCAACACTTAAGCCGCTTCATCCGAGCTGAATTACTCGATTATGGCTTTGACGTGAGGGGGAACAAACCCCTATTTTACCTGTCGTTATTGGAGAATCCGAACAAGCGATGGATTTTTCAGAAGCTCTGGAAAAGGAAGGAATATTTGCTCCAGCCATTCGACCACCAAGTGTTCCAAACGGGGAGAGCCGGATTCGAATGA
- the bioA gene encoding adenosylmethionine--8-amino-7-oxononanoate transaminase: MNLIEKSKKYLWLPFTQMKDYDENPLIIDSGKGIKVKDINGKEYYDAFSSVWLNVHGHRKQELDEAVREQLNKIAHSTLLGMTNVPATELAEKLVKIAPDSLSRVFYSDSGAEAVEIAVKMAYQYWQNIGATNKQKFISVKNGYHGDTIGAVSVGAIDIFHKVYGPLMFEGFKTTVPNVYRHPTEDPEKSRDEALETLETLLKEHHEEIAGLTIESMIQGAGGMIVMPEGYLSGVRELCTKYNVLMIIDEVATGFGRTGKMFACEHEDVEPDLMAAGKGITGGYLPVAITYTTENIYEAFYDDYTKLKTFFHGHSYTGNQLGCVAALANLKLFEKDHIVQQVTQKSECLHELFGEISSLPHIGDIRQLGFMCGIELVYDKATKEPFPFESRVAYKASLKMRELGLLTRPTGDVVVFMPPLASTEEDLKEMVQIMKQAIVSITSGEALQIAAANS, from the coding sequence ATGAACTTAATTGAGAAAAGTAAAAAGTATTTATGGCTGCCATTTACACAAATGAAGGATTATGATGAGAACCCATTAATTATTGATAGTGGAAAAGGAATTAAAGTGAAGGATATTAATGGGAAAGAATACTATGATGCTTTTTCTTCTGTGTGGCTAAATGTACATGGACATCGAAAGCAAGAGTTGGATGAAGCTGTTCGTGAGCAGTTAAATAAGATTGCACATTCCACCTTACTTGGAATGACGAATGTACCCGCTACCGAATTGGCGGAAAAATTAGTCAAGATTGCTCCTGATTCCTTAAGCAGAGTCTTTTATTCCGACAGCGGTGCAGAAGCAGTTGAAATTGCGGTAAAGATGGCTTACCAATATTGGCAAAATATCGGTGCAACGAACAAACAGAAATTTATCTCTGTAAAAAATGGCTATCACGGGGATACAATCGGGGCGGTTAGTGTTGGTGCCATTGACATTTTTCACAAGGTCTACGGCCCTTTAATGTTTGAAGGGTTTAAAACAACGGTTCCGAATGTCTATCGCCACCCTACAGAAGATCCAGAGAAAAGCCGTGATGAAGCACTTGAAACACTTGAGACTTTATTAAAGGAGCATCATGAGGAGATTGCCGGGTTAACTATCGAATCTATGATCCAAGGTGCTGGCGGTATGATTGTTATGCCTGAAGGTTACTTATCTGGTGTTCGGGAGCTGTGTACCAAATACAATGTCCTAATGATTATTGATGAAGTGGCTACAGGCTTCGGACGTACCGGTAAGATGTTTGCCTGCGAACATGAAGATGTCGAACCGGATCTTATGGCAGCAGGAAAAGGAATTACCGGGGGTTACCTGCCTGTTGCCATCACATATACAACGGAAAATATTTATGAGGCATTTTATGATGACTACACAAAGCTGAAGACTTTTTTTCACGGTCATTCTTATACCGGAAACCAGCTTGGTTGTGTAGCAGCTTTAGCCAACCTGAAACTGTTTGAAAAGGATCATATCGTTCAGCAGGTTACCCAAAAATCTGAATGTTTACATGAATTGTTTGGGGAAATAAGCAGCCTCCCACATATCGGGGACATCCGTCAGCTTGGTTTCATGTGCGGGATTGAGCTCGTTTACGACAAAGCAACGAAAGAGCCTTTTCCCTTCGAAAGCAGAGTAGCCTATAAAGCATCATTAAAGATGCGGGAATTAGGACTTTTGACAAGACCTACCGGAGATGTGGTCGTCTTTATGCCGCCTCTTGCCAGTACAGAAGAAGATTTAAAAGAAATGGTCCAGATTATGAAACAGGCCATTGTAAGTATTACATCAGGGGAGGCGCTTCAGATTGCTGCGGCTAACTCATGA
- a CDS encoding 6-carboxyhexanoate--CoA ligase, whose translation MIELIQDNGLYSLRMRAALGGPHEEGGKHISGGEHLSSKADMQVKAVELIDKAFSHTQGEPTFFQMTIDKVEEHLQAIKPLSVSTIDATDAAQGRKLARSLLADHGISDEVIKKAMNLLESSNDNRGALIINAKTGERLDERKEKGVRVSHLYWEKENFEQWCKQKELVVNQRMKEALTLATKVCSHPLTIAELCWSDDPDYITGYVASAAKGYQRITKVKEYGDEAGGRLFFVNDDQSIDSYIHYLEKIPVSIGTEENYELN comes from the coding sequence CTGATTGAACTGATACAAGATAACGGATTATACAGCTTAAGAATGAGAGCTGCACTTGGCGGTCCCCATGAAGAAGGAGGAAAACATATATCAGGTGGAGAACACCTTTCCTCAAAAGCTGATATGCAGGTAAAAGCAGTTGAATTAATTGATAAGGCCTTTTCCCATACACAAGGTGAGCCGACTTTCTTCCAAATGACAATTGATAAGGTTGAGGAGCATTTACAAGCTATCAAGCCGTTATCTGTTTCTACCATTGATGCGACCGATGCCGCACAGGGAAGAAAATTAGCACGTTCTCTCCTTGCCGATCACGGAATATCAGATGAAGTTATTAAAAAAGCTATGAATCTATTAGAAAGTAGCAATGACAACAGAGGAGCACTGATTATTAATGCAAAAACTGGCGAACGTCTCGATGAGCGGAAGGAAAAGGGAGTGCGTGTCTCCCATCTGTATTGGGAAAAAGAAAACTTTGAACAGTGGTGTAAGCAAAAAGAACTGGTGGTAAATCAACGCATGAAGGAAGCACTGACTTTGGCAACAAAGGTGTGCTCCCACCCCTTAACGATAGCAGAGCTGTGCTGGAGTGATGATCCTGACTATATTACAGGGTACGTTGCTAGTGCTGCAAAAGGGTACCAGAGAATTACAAAAGTAAAGGAATATGGTGACGAAGCTGGTGGACGCTTGTTTTTCGTCAATGACGACCAGTCGATTGATTCGTACATTCACTATCTAGAGAAAATACCGGTCTCAATAGGAACGGAGGAGAATTATGAACTTAATTGA
- a CDS encoding TetR/AcrR family transcriptional regulator, translating to MTSITANKIKKSALTLFVEYGYDGTSLTDIGREVGIKKQSIYAHFKNKDDLFLQVMNQVIQEGILELSEYFYQQKNESLDNVLYNFILHLKERYTSDGEWNVKFLLRMMFTPPNHLQEIVISRVFTYYKKLHKYVEEVFVSHEQRLIMEAEKGTISFLNFIDGLLVELIYSNLESFEKRFNVSWEIYWRGITK from the coding sequence ATGACTAGTATAACGGCAAATAAAATTAAGAAAAGCGCATTAACTCTTTTTGTTGAATATGGGTATGATGGTACTTCTCTTACAGACATTGGGAGAGAGGTGGGAATAAAAAAGCAATCTATATACGCACATTTTAAAAATAAAGATGATCTATTTTTACAAGTCATGAACCAAGTCATTCAAGAAGGGATTTTAGAATTGAGTGAGTACTTTTATCAGCAAAAAAATGAGTCCCTTGATAACGTATTGTATAATTTTATACTTCATTTAAAAGAAAGATATACATCTGACGGGGAATGGAATGTGAAATTTTTACTTAGGATGATGTTTACACCCCCAAATCACTTACAAGAAATTGTTATTTCAAGAGTCTTTACATATTACAAAAAATTACATAAATATGTAGAGGAAGTATTTGTTTCTCATGAACAAAGATTAATTATGGAAGCTGAAAAGGGAACGATTTCTTTTCTGAATTTTATTGACGGATTACTCGTAGAGTTAATTTATTCGAATTTAGAAAGCTTCGAAAAAAGATTTAATGTCTCCTGGGAGATTTATTGGCGAGGGATAACAAAGTAG
- a CDS encoding aminotransferase family protein, whose product MNEQFVKETRQPEYLRKLDKEHYFHPTTPLKLHQENGPGLIIKEGKGIHVTDVYDDVYIDGVSSLWNVNIGYGRQEMAEAAKQQMMRLSYGSSFFNNSNDQVIQLSEKLAELTPGNLDVSFFTSGGSESNESAFKIVRHYWKLKGRPERTKIIALDLSYHGVTMGATSATGVREFDHMITSSAPGFLHAKPYLTDCEKGDKSQPDYESSIRGIVEKEGPETVAAVILEPIQGVGGINIPPEGYLKAVRELCDEYGIYMIADEVICGFGRTGEMFGVDNWEVVPDLMSVAKGITSGYMQLGAVLLKSELRDELAEMSDDVFFHGFTYSGHPTACAVGLKNLEIIENEKLVQNSKHMGDELLKGLAYLEEQHQVTAKSRTAGLLGAIELYADRDSGKAFDPSLHAAQQVVEECLSRNLLLRPLSFGGMNAVALAPPLIVNKGDIETMIDRLSGAIKAFENKVLK is encoded by the coding sequence GTGAACGAGCAATTTGTGAAGGAAACAAGGCAACCTGAATATTTGAGAAAATTAGATAAGGAACATTATTTTCATCCAACAACACCACTGAAACTACATCAGGAAAATGGCCCGGGGCTGATAATTAAAGAGGGAAAAGGTATTCATGTAACGGATGTGTATGATGATGTTTATATTGATGGGGTTTCTTCTTTATGGAATGTAAATATAGGGTATGGGCGTCAAGAAATGGCGGAAGCAGCTAAACAACAAATGATGAGACTTTCTTACGGCTCGTCATTTTTTAATAACTCTAATGATCAAGTTATACAGCTTTCTGAAAAACTTGCGGAGCTAACACCTGGGAATCTCGATGTGAGCTTTTTTACTTCTGGAGGATCGGAATCCAACGAATCGGCATTTAAAATTGTACGTCATTACTGGAAACTAAAAGGGAGACCTGAACGGACAAAAATTATTGCCCTTGATTTAAGCTATCATGGGGTGACGATGGGGGCGACGAGCGCAACCGGTGTACGTGAATTTGATCATATGATTACTTCTTCAGCCCCAGGATTTTTGCATGCAAAACCCTATCTGACAGATTGTGAAAAAGGTGACAAGTCCCAGCCTGACTATGAAAGCAGTATTAGAGGCATTGTTGAGAAAGAAGGGCCTGAAACAGTAGCAGCAGTCATTCTAGAGCCCATTCAAGGTGTAGGAGGAATCAACATCCCTCCTGAAGGATATCTAAAAGCTGTTCGTGAATTATGTGATGAATATGGAATCTATATGATTGCAGATGAAGTAATCTGTGGTTTTGGTAGAACAGGAGAAATGTTTGGTGTAGATAATTGGGAAGTCGTTCCTGATTTAATGTCAGTAGCTAAAGGCATAACAAGTGGATATATGCAGTTGGGCGCAGTTCTTCTTAAATCAGAACTTAGGGATGAACTAGCAGAAATGTCGGATGACGTATTTTTCCATGGCTTTACCTACAGTGGACACCCAACCGCCTGTGCCGTTGGATTAAAAAATCTAGAGATTATAGAAAATGAGAAGCTTGTCCAGAATTCTAAGCATATGGGGGATGAGTTGTTGAAGGGGTTAGCGTATCTCGAAGAACAACATCAGGTGACGGCAAAATCTAGAACAGCAGGTTTGCTGGGGGCCATTGAACTATATGCAGATCGTGACAGTGGGAAAGCATTTGACCCATCCTTGCATGCTGCCCAGCAAGTTGTAGAAGAATGTTTAAGCCGAAATCTTCTTTTAAGACCCCTTTCTTTTGGAGGGATGAATGCTGTTGCCCTTGCTCCGCCATTAATAGTTAATAAAGGCGACATCGAAACTATGATAGACAGGCTTTCTGGAGCCATTAAAGCATTTGAAAACAAGGTGTTAAAGTAA
- a CDS encoding class II histone deacetylase — protein sequence MNLKTGFLCDESYFWHDTGNGALFLPPGGWIEADEHGESPKSKRRVKNLLERSEFINELTLITPRPATREEIELNHIPSYVNEVKQLSDTTGGDAGGLALVGRGSYEIALLSAGGAIISVDAVMEGKVRNAYALTRPPGHHAEKEQGMGFCLFNNVAVAARYAREEYGLKRIMILDWDVHHGNGTENAFYDDPNVLFISLHQEFNFPPDRGAAEDLGESEGKGYNVNIPLPAGTGNAGYLYALEKVVIPKADQFNPELIIVSAGQDASVFDPLAQMMVTADGYGEITSVVKHLAERHCEGRLVVCHEGGYSPSYVPFCTLRIMESLSGLQSKVEEDPYFEAIKGLPSDILAKHQKEAVDQVIKIQSIG from the coding sequence ATTAACTTAAAAACCGGATTTCTTTGTGATGAAAGTTATTTTTGGCATGACACAGGAAATGGGGCTCTATTTCTTCCTCCTGGAGGCTGGATTGAAGCAGATGAACATGGTGAAAGTCCTAAAAGCAAACGACGTGTGAAAAATTTATTAGAACGAAGTGAGTTTATTAACGAGTTAACGCTAATTACCCCACGGCCAGCTACTAGAGAAGAAATTGAGCTGAATCACATTCCTTCTTATGTGAATGAGGTAAAACAATTAAGTGACACAACGGGTGGAGATGCAGGGGGATTAGCCCTTGTTGGCAGAGGCTCTTATGAAATAGCTCTATTATCTGCGGGAGGTGCCATTATAAGTGTTGATGCAGTAATGGAAGGAAAGGTTCGCAATGCATATGCTCTTACAAGACCGCCGGGACATCATGCTGAAAAAGAACAGGGAATGGGTTTTTGCTTATTCAATAATGTTGCTGTTGCAGCAAGATATGCACGAGAAGAATATGGGTTAAAGCGTATTATGATTTTAGACTGGGATGTTCATCATGGTAACGGGACCGAAAATGCGTTTTATGATGATCCTAACGTACTGTTTATCTCCCTCCATCAAGAATTTAATTTCCCACCAGATAGAGGGGCTGCTGAAGATCTCGGTGAAAGTGAAGGAAAGGGATACAACGTAAACATACCTTTACCTGCAGGGACAGGAAATGCTGGATATTTATATGCATTAGAAAAAGTAGTTATTCCTAAAGCAGATCAATTCAATCCAGAGCTCATTATAGTGTCAGCCGGACAAGACGCAAGTGTATTTGATCCACTTGCTCAAATGATGGTCACGGCTGATGGGTATGGAGAGATAACCTCGGTTGTCAAACATCTAGCCGAACGTCATTGTGAAGGACGTTTAGTCGTTTGTCACGAAGGTGGGTATAGCCCTTCATACGTCCCTTTTTGTACGTTAAGAATTATGGAGTCATTAAGTGGATTACAAAGTAAAGTGGAGGAAGATCCCTATTTTGAAGCAATCAAAGGGCTTCCTTCCGATATTTTGGCTAAACACCAAAAAGAAGCCGTTGATCAAGTTATAAAGATACAGTCTATAGGATAA
- a CDS encoding APC family permease: MEENKIPIEYSGSEAGKEGAQNLKKVLKTRDLVIFGLVFMAPVSAQTLFGELTQLSQGHAVLSYLVALIAMIFTASSYGKMAGAFPKAGSTYSYTAQAIHPHIGFIAGWAILLDYLMMPILLTRLSAIFTMELFPVIPLWGMLLVFLVPVTMFNYFGSKVTSRVNLFMTITMIFSLILFITFAVKSLTTGVGGIGSVFSLEGIYNSSTFSMDALISGASIAVLSYLGFDAVTTMAEDSQVTGKMVGKSAIFALLISSFLYICQVYFATLVSPNFNSFQSQDTAFFEVAVSVGGGILATIITIIIAVSGISTALAGQSSGSRILFGMGRDEVLPSIFCHLHPKYKTPDYSIIILAFFGYFGALFLPLSFIFAIMVFGALIGFISVNLSVFVEFFVKRQERSGTSLLFHLVFPFLGVIVCGYILFNMEFIGKVTGVFWVIIGALLLFVRIKILKKEENELSL, translated from the coding sequence ATGGAAGAAAATAAAATACCGATTGAATACTCTGGTTCTGAAGCTGGAAAAGAGGGAGCTCAAAACTTAAAAAAGGTTTTAAAAACAAGAGATTTGGTTATCTTTGGATTAGTTTTTATGGCTCCAGTTTCAGCACAGACGCTTTTTGGTGAGTTAACCCAATTGTCCCAGGGGCATGCTGTATTATCTTACTTAGTTGCTTTGATCGCGATGATTTTTACAGCTTCTAGTTATGGTAAAATGGCAGGGGCTTTTCCGAAGGCTGGATCCACATACAGCTACACAGCTCAAGCTATACATCCTCATATTGGTTTTATTGCAGGGTGGGCTATATTACTGGATTATTTAATGATGCCGATTCTTCTTACCAGGTTAAGTGCGATATTCACGATGGAACTTTTTCCTGTTATCCCTTTGTGGGGAATGTTATTAGTATTTTTAGTTCCTGTTACAATGTTTAATTATTTTGGGTCAAAAGTAACTTCCCGAGTGAATCTGTTCATGACGATTACCATGATTTTTAGTTTAATTCTATTTATTACTTTTGCAGTTAAAAGTTTAACCACTGGTGTTGGTGGGATAGGAAGTGTTTTTTCTTTAGAAGGTATTTATAATTCTAGTACTTTTTCAATGGATGCTCTTATTTCCGGCGCTTCCATTGCTGTTCTTTCATACCTGGGCTTTGATGCAGTTACAACGATGGCTGAAGATTCCCAAGTAACAGGTAAGATGGTAGGTAAGTCAGCGATTTTTGCTTTACTGATTAGTTCATTTCTTTATATATGTCAGGTTTATTTTGCTACACTTGTCTCGCCAAATTTTAACTCTTTTCAATCCCAAGATACTGCATTTTTTGAGGTTGCCGTTTCTGTAGGTGGAGGTATTTTAGCTACTATTATTACTATCATTATAGCGGTATCCGGAATTTCAACTGCTTTAGCAGGACAATCCTCTGGTTCGAGAATTTTATTTGGGATGGGCAGAGATGAAGTATTGCCGTCTATATTTTGCCATTTACATCCAAAGTATAAGACTCCGGATTACAGTATCATTATCTTAGCTTTTTTTGGGTATTTTGGTGCTCTTTTTCTACCATTATCTTTTATATTCGCCATTATGGTTTTTGGAGCATTGATAGGTTTCATTTCCGTAAATTTGTCTGTTTTTGTTGAGTTTTTTGTTAAGAGGCAAGAGCGATCAGGTACATCTCTTTTATTTCATTTAGTTTTTCCGTTTTTAGGGGTTATTGTTTGTGGATACATCCTGTTTAATATGGAGTTTATTGGAAAGGTTACGGGGGTTTTCTGGGTTATTATCGGTGCACTCTTATTATTTGTCAGAATAAAGATTTTAAAAAAGGAAGAAAACGAGCTATCTCTTTAA
- a CDS encoding hydantoinase B/oxoprolinase family protein has translation MMNKHSNVNPFTVEIVKDNLLSIGEEMFTALARSSMSPIIYEVLDYACGLTDRKGRLISQGNGVTSFIGMLSPMVQSIIEKFDGGKELYEGDIILINDPYLGGGSHLSDVGLVMPIFYEGEIVAYSANKGHWTEVGGKDAGSFTTDSTEIFQEGLQFSGIKLVEKGTINQGIVDIIQSNVRFPDLSIGDMWAQIAALKTGGKRFSDMCDKYGENVVTLSINQLLNQGKNYALKELKKIPKGEFLAEGYIEAGASKDKQYPIKVKVTITETNFMADFRGSHPQVNKPVNCSYYGLLASVRAMYLAIVKPFTDVNDGFFEPFSVITDRGSIISAERPAPVSMNFEGRIGGADLIWQAMAPNLPERLPAGHMGSVCSVVLSGNHHVTNNPFLIVEPSVGGWGAAQGMDGVSGQFCMGNGETYNVPIEIAESRYGVLIENYGLHINSAGAGEYLGGRGVQRSYKVLSSGQKLSTIFGRHSFKPWGMNGGHEGSPNYVTVEKSNKQVDGPYGVTARYELNKGDVVHLITATGGGYGSPLHRNPEQVLKDVRNGYISLKDAEDVYGVKVETDNWKITEVYPDR, from the coding sequence ATGATGAATAAACATAGCAACGTGAACCCTTTTACTGTTGAAATAGTGAAAGACAACCTTCTATCTATAGGGGAGGAGATGTTCACAGCTCTTGCCAGGTCTTCCATGAGTCCCATTATATATGAGGTTTTAGATTATGCATGCGGTCTTACTGATCGTAAAGGCCGTTTGATTAGTCAGGGGAATGGTGTAACAAGCTTTATTGGAATGTTGAGTCCTATGGTTCAATCTATAATTGAAAAATTTGATGGTGGTAAGGAGTTGTATGAAGGGGATATTATACTTATTAATGATCCGTACTTAGGAGGGGGCTCCCACTTATCAGATGTAGGACTGGTCATGCCTATTTTTTATGAAGGAGAAATAGTTGCCTATTCAGCCAATAAAGGGCATTGGACAGAAGTGGGCGGCAAGGATGCAGGATCTTTCACGACAGACTCTACTGAAATTTTTCAAGAAGGACTCCAGTTCTCCGGGATAAAACTTGTGGAGAAGGGTACAATTAACCAAGGGATTGTGGATATCATTCAGTCGAATGTTAGGTTTCCTGATCTATCTATTGGAGATATGTGGGCACAGATTGCTGCATTAAAAACCGGAGGTAAACGGTTTAGTGATATGTGTGATAAATATGGAGAAAATGTAGTGACTTTATCAATAAATCAATTATTAAATCAAGGGAAAAACTATGCCTTAAAAGAACTGAAGAAGATTCCAAAGGGAGAGTTCCTGGCAGAAGGATATATAGAAGCGGGTGCAAGCAAAGATAAACAATATCCTATCAAAGTAAAAGTTACGATTACTGAAACTAACTTTATGGCAGATTTCAGGGGCAGTCATCCCCAAGTTAATAAACCGGTTAATTGTTCTTATTATGGTCTTTTAGCAAGTGTTCGGGCAATGTACTTAGCGATTGTAAAGCCTTTTACTGATGTAAATGACGGTTTTTTTGAACCGTTCTCAGTAATTACAGATCGAGGCTCTATCATTTCAGCTGAGCGGCCTGCTCCCGTATCGATGAATTTTGAAGGAAGGATAGGGGGAGCGGATTTAATCTGGCAGGCAATGGCCCCGAATCTCCCAGAGCGATTGCCTGCAGGTCATATGGGTTCAGTATGTTCTGTAGTTCTATCTGGCAACCATCATGTAACAAATAATCCTTTTCTAATAGTAGAACCCTCTGTTGGAGGATGGGGAGCTGCACAAGGAATGGACGGAGTCAGTGGACAATTTTGTATGGGAAATGGGGAAACCTATAATGTTCCTATAGAAATTGCGGAGTCCCGCTATGGAGTTCTTATCGAGAATTATGGATTACACATTAATTCAGCTGGTGCTGGTGAATATCTCGGTGGGCGTGGAGTACAAAGAAGCTATAAAGTGTTAAGTTCAGGCCAAAAGCTGTCTACAATATTTGGTCGTCATTCATTTAAACCTTGGGGGATGAATGGGGGGCATGAAGGGTCCCCAAACTACGTAACCGTTGAGAAATCTAATAAACAAGTAGATGGACCTTATGGAGTTACAGCCAGATATGAGTTAAATAAAGGGGATGTTGTACATTTAATAACTGCTACCGGGGGTGGTTATGGTTCTCCTTTACATCGTAATCCAGAACAGGTACTAAAAGATGTGAGAAACGGGTACATTTCTTTAAAAGATGCTGAGGATGTTTATGGGGTTAAAGTTGAAACTGATAATTGGAAAATTACAGAAGTTTATCCGGATAGGTAA